ACTTGCTAGAAGAATTATCTTCATCTGAGCTGCATGATGAACCTATAATGTGCAAAAGTAATTTTTTTGGGGAAATTATATGAATCCTTAGGATTCTGAACAAGTATgatggaaataaataaataagccACCTCTAACCAAGAGATTAGAAATATGTCTTTTTGCAATTACTTTGCATGGTTTGGCACCGCGTAGCTTATGGCTATGCATGGAACAAATCAGGAATACAACTAAACAAGTTCTATAAACGAAATGGATGTGGCAAGTCATTTGTGCCGTTATGCGGACCTCCCTGGTCCCCCAACAGTTCAAAATAATTGACTATTAATAGTCATCATCTAAGCTGACTATGCCAAATATGTGTATAACACTTTCAGAAATATAGAAATGTTTTACCTCTGGTACTGTTATGGCTTGTCGATGTTACCTTGGACTTGCCAGCAGAAGCTCCTGCACGTTTTCTCCTAGAACTTTCGCAAACATTAGCCTCAGATGACTTCTTAAATACAACCACCCTATCTTCCATAAGGTAATCTACATCTCTAGTTCTCTTTCCTGTGATTCCATTATTTTCCTTCAGGGCGGGAGCCATTTTCTCTGTTGTGATAGCTGCGGTGACCATGCCCCCTTCATCACTTTCTGTTTTAATTATCACATTTTTGGAAGGGTGAGCAGAGAAAGTTGATATCTTGTCAATGCCTGAAGGTTCAAAGACTGTCACTGAGAATTGTGACCGTTTATCATAAGTGAATACTAAAAATTGACCACACTGAATTGAGTTATCTCTGACAAATTCTTTCCATCCATGCACAAAGAAGAATCCCTCAGAGTCTGAAGTCAGCTCTGCACTCCATTTATTTCCACTTCGATCAACCAGAGAAACCATCCCAGTAGGTTGATTCTGAAGGCATTGGTTGAATGATGATGGGATTTTCTGCATTGTACCAAAGTATAAaatatgttaatttatttttctacacTACTTGTTAACATTGTGAACTACTCATACGATGCAATGTCAGttcaaaaacaaatatatcaGACAAATACAATATGCCACGTCATGTAATTTTTCTATAAGGCATCAAATTGTAAAGACCAGCAAAGCAGTCCTGACATCATAGCCTCAAAAATGCAAAATTACAGAACATACGTGATGAATGACTGGAAAAACTAAATGCTCAAACCTTATCCTGATTAATTGAATTCCTTCTTTTCCCacaccaaaaaataaaaatgaaaagtaAGACTCAAACCCTCTGAAAGATAATCCAACCCATTAGCAGAGGCCCATGTTGTGTAAGTTTTTAGCCGCTGAGTTGAAAAATGAAAGGACATCATAGGCAATTTTATTGTAACACAGTGCTTTCTACTATTCTTTGGCCACATAAATGTGAAAATGAACTAAGCAAGTTTGGCAGCTAGCCAGCTACTTTGGGAAAACCACGAAAATAGTAAATGTAGTCGTCATGAACTTCTAACAATAACTGATTGTGTGACCAATACACCTGAGTGTTAGACAAACCTGGATTTGGTAGTGGGAGTGATTACTCTATGTTTTTCTAAAGAACGCTATGAGAACACATACCACCACCAAACAAGGTTAATCAAGATGTTTGCTGACTATGAAAAACCAACTGTGCAGTGCAAATGAAGAGCTACATATCAAAATCAATACTTTAATACGCTCGTGTGAACAATCAAAGTGTATAAGGTTACTAACGAATCAAAGCAAGCTAGTCACACTAGGGAATATACATAACCACCACCAAAACTCGGACATTTATTTGAAAGTGTTTATAGTTACCCTGCAATCATACAGCCACCTTTCGACTAAAACACATACTTCCAAATAATTAATCTAGCGAACACAATCCACATCCGTGGGATTCGCAAAAGGGGGGACAAGCATATAGCTACCCTGCAACCAAACAACCGCCTTGGGGAAAACACATACTCCTAAATCATTAATCTAGCGAACACAATCCATATCCGTGGGATTCACACAAAGGGGGGGAAGTATTTAGCTACCCACAGCCACCTTGGGGATAAAACACATTCCTAAATAATTAATCTACACGGACACAATCCACATCTATGCGATtcaaaaaaggggaaaaaagtgCACATATCTACCTTGCAACCTAACAACCACCTTGGGGTAAAACACATACTCCTAAATCATTAGTCTAGCGAACACAATCCGCATCCGTGGGATTtacaaaaagggaaaaaatacaTATAGCTACGGCTACCCACAACCACCTTGGGGCTAAAACACACACTCCTAAATCATTAATCTAGCGAACGCAATCCACATATGTGGGATTCacaaaaaggaggaaaaacATATAGCTACCCACGGCCACCTTGGGGATAGAACACATTCCTAAATAATTAATCTACACAGACACAATCCACATATGTgggattcaaaaaaaaaagggaaacaggTGCATATAGCTACCCTAAAATCAAATAACCAGATTTGGGCTAAAACACATTCTCCTAAATCATTAATCTAGCGAACACAATCCGCATCCGTGGGATtcacaaaaaaggaaaaaaatgtatatagcTACCCACAACCACCTTGGGGCTAAAACACATACTCCTAAATCATTAATCTAGCGAACACAATCTGCATCCGTGGGATTcacaaaaagggaaaaagtgcatccggtctacgggtatcacccgagGACGCGAGACCTTGGGGTTAAAACACATACTACTTAATTATTAATCTACGAAAACACAATCCACATCTATCGGAgttgcaaaaaaggaaaaaaaatgcatgtagCTACCCTGCAATCAAAAGTCACCATGGGGCTAAAACACATACTACTAAATCATTAATCTTCACGAACACAATCCACATACAGCTACCTACAGCCACCTTGAGGCTGAAACACACACTGCAGGTTATGTTTGGTTCATGGCCATTTCTAGCCTTGCCAATTTTGGGCAATGGcaatgccatttttttttggcaaaaattgGCTAGTGTTTGTTTGGTTTTCTACCAAAGTTGCATCTTGACATATTCAACTCAGCCAAATAATTTGGCAAGGCAAATTTTTGGCCATAAACcaaacaaataataaaaattttgttagtcccaattttttttttcggtttggCTGAGATTGGCTACAAACCAAACATGCATATCCCAATCAACTAGCACAATCAGCATCTAATGAACAGATTAAAAGTAGCACAAGTGAACACAACATTATTACTACCCTCTAATCAATCAACCATTCATAACAAactgaacaacaacaacaacaacaacaacaacaacaacaacaacacaaaCGGAGAAAGAGAGACAAAAAAGGGATTAAAGAGACATCACCATCCGCTCCAGAGATTGCAGGGTGAGAAGCACACGGAAGAAGCTCCTCCCGAAGCAGTTAATGTCgccctccttctccttccccttccccttccccatcCGGCCACCTTGCTTTTCCCTAACCACCATGACCTCCTGCTCCGATTcttgcgcccccccccccccccccccccccgcgacCGAACAACCAAAGCCGAaatagaatccaagaaaaaggaaggaagaaaagagagCGCAAGCTCGCCCCGCCCGGCCGGgtgaacaaaaagaaaaaaaaaatcaaaccggcgaggaggcgggtgGCGGGTCGGGAGAGGGAAgacgagcagcagcggcggcggcggcggaggaggaggagaagcaatGGAAGCGAAATGCCTACCGCTGTGCTGCGATGCGAGGGGAAGAGGAAAATAGGAAACAAGCgagcaaggagagagagagagagagggttttggaagagagaggggggaggggagtgtCAGCACTGGAAAAGTGGAAATTTCCAGAAGGGCCTGAGATATCACCTGCGCGGcggggtgggacccacctgcagtcacacacacttccatctcttttttttccctcatttttttactttctattgCTCGCGTCCAATCAATAACTCTCTCTCCTTCAGTCCAATTCTCGCATTCTGCTTCTCTGTATCGTTTCCTTCTAAACTGATAGGATAAACTTTCGGATTAAAATGGCAtgtttttaaactactaaacggtatatttcgtgcaaaaactttctatataaaaattgttctaaaatatcagattaaaccatcttttaagtttgtaataattaaaactcaattaatcacacgttattgccacctcatttaatttttatctttaggagattcaaacactacTTTGGTAGTACCCACAGCCACTTTGGAGATAAAAACACATACTCCTGATTCGTTGATCTACACGAACACAATCCACATCTATgggattagaaaaaaaaggaaaaaattgcATATAGCTACCCTGCAATCAAACAATCACCTTGGCGCCAAAACACAATCTCCTAAATCATTAATCTAACAAACACAATCCgcatccgtgggatacacaaaaTGGGAAAAAGTGCAGATAGATACCCATAGGCACCTTAGGGCTAAAACACATACTCCTAAATCATTAATTTTCACGAAGACAATCCGCATATGTGAGTTTTACAAAaagggaatatatatatatagctacccACCGCCACCTTAGGGCTAAAACACATACTCCTAAATCATTAATCTTCGCGAACACAATCCGCATATGTGAGTTTcacaaaaaggggaaaaaaacatatagcTACCCACCGCCACCTTAGGGCTAAAACACATAGGGTATGTTTGGTTCGTGGCCATTTCTAGCCTTGCCAATTTTGGGCAATGgcagtgctttttttttttagcaaaaattGTCTAGtctttgtttggtttgctaccaaagtTGCATCTTGACATATTGAACAGAGCCAAATAATTTGGCAAGGCAACTTTTTTTtggccacaaaccaaacaaataacaaatattttggCAGTCCCAACTTTTTTGCTTGGCTGAGAGTGGGTACAAACCAAACACATCAATAATAATATATTGAACCACAACGACACAAACAGATAAAGAGAGACAGAAAGGGATTCAACAGAAATCACCATCCGCTTCATAGATTGCAGCGTGAGAAGCACACGGAAGAAGCTCCTCCCAAAGTAGCTCATGTCgcccttcttctccttccccttctccatcCAGCCACCTTGCTCTTCCCCAACCACCATGACcaccctctccttctccctcctgCTCCGCCCAACCTCCCTGTTCTTGCGCCGATCCAtaccttcctctcctcctccttccactcGCTACAACCAATCTACTACCACAACTAGATCAAAGATTGCAAGATTGCAAGGAAACCAAGAACAAGAAGGGCAAGAACCTTCTCCAGCAATGGAGGAAGGGTTTATTAATAGCCCCTGGCTGCGGTAGGGACCAGACACATTGCAGGCAGAGGCAGCCTCCAGGGGACGCGAGTGTGTGCGGGTTGGCTGCTGCTCGCCGCTGAAatgcgcgcacacacacaacACACTAGCACAGCAAAAAAAAAGCTATCGCTTTTGTCTTAAAGCTGACACTTTTGTCCTCTCCCTCATCACTCCACCTGAGAGTGAGGGGCAAACAAATTGGTCAGTCTTGTCAGGAGCAGTAGTAGGAGACGGAGGGGATAGAAAGGCCCTGACATGATGGTCCTCTTTCTGTGCATTGCGCATGTGTGCGCTGCAGGGGAAATTGGGCAGATTTTGGTAGTGGTTTCTCACTTGAATTGTGTCCCTTTTCTcagagcagaagaagaacatgatGGCATTGGATGACATTGTTGTTCTTCTGCTTGAACACCTGCAGATGACTAGGAGTAAGAGTACATGTCGCAATCTTGGGAGATTTAGGGGTGGTATTGGCACTGGTGTTGGTGTTgggttcattttcttttattataaacaacacattcatatatattgtttttagTCGTAACATATGCTACATTCACGTTATTACTATACACATATGCAAATTATATTTAGTCACAACATGTGCTACACTAACGGTATCGCACATACACAACCTAGATATATTTGTATACTCtacatatatttgtatttgGTTGTGATAATCATCAAAGTTGGGAAAGAGAATCCGGGAATAATGTCATTTTCGATGTTTAGAGGTGGTATGTGTATTGGTGTTGGCCGTATTTTCTTTTCCACTCATGCTGCATATGGACATATGTACGCGTCTATAAATATTTTCCTTTAAGAGGGCACATTTACGGGCGCATGCAACACAAGTAGCACCACCACACTCATTCCACATCCGCGCACACACATAGATCCTTTCACACACAAGCGAGGAGGCATTGCATTTCAGGGTGCACGCGACACATGCAACACCAACCAGACACATTCCAAATGCACGCACACACATTGACATCCTTCTACACTCAGAGCGAGGAGAGATTGCTTTTCAGGGTGTATATGACACACGCAACACCACCAGACTCATCCCACATGTGTGCGCACACATGGACATCCTTTTACACACGAGCGAGGAGAGATTGCATTGCAGGGTGCATGCGACACACGCAACACCACTAAACTCATTCCACATGTAtaaacactactccctccgtcccaaaatataacaacttttagccctcaagatttgtcccaaaatataacaacttctccaccaacattctcttcccaaccaatcacagctCTCCACCGTTCACTTTTTCCACCTAACTCCactactcaaccaatcataaccctccaccattcacttctacctactttcttaataatcgtgtccaactctaaaaatgcttataatctaggacggagggagtacatcttttTTACACATGAGCGAGGAGATATTGAAGGACTAATGCCCTTAGTGCACTGAAATGCATAGTAAATTGAAACACAAGTGTGTATAATTGTGCCTAATTGGTGGTAACCTTACCAGGAAATAGGAAAAGACTAGTCCACAATGTTGGGAATCGAACTTGTGCCAACCAGCTCTCACCACCGAGATCCAACCACTAAGCTATGGCTTAGTCCTCACATCTACAAACATTTTATTGTGATGATTGCGAACATTTGAGTTGAATGAGAGAAAATATGGGGCTTGGGGGTGTTTAAAATTTTGCATGATATCGTGTGGTGCTATTATGATGTTTATTGATACTAGCACAAAATGTTTATGTTTTAGTTAAAAAGATGTCAAAATTTGCTACGAGACCCTCAAAATTTGTGTTATTTGCTGATAGACAGCATAAAAACACGTTGCGGCTAAAAGACACTTTAAAAAACTAGTAATTTGCCGGAGGACACT
The nucleotide sequence above comes from Oryza glaberrima chromosome 11, OglaRS2, whole genome shotgun sequence. Encoded proteins:
- the LOC127754895 gene encoding B3 domain-containing protein Os11g0197600, with product MVVREKQGGRMGKGKGKEKEGDINCFGRSFFRVLLTLQSLERMKIPSSFNQCLQNQPTGMVSLVDRSGNKWSAELTSDSEGFFFVHGWKEFVRDNSIQCGQFLVFTYDKRSQFSVTVFEPSGIDKISTFSAHPSKNVIIKTESDEGGMVTAAITTEKMAPALKENNGITGKRTRDVDYLMEDRVVVFKKSSEANVCESSRRKRAGASAGKSKVTSTSHNSTRGSSCSSDEDNSSSKSPNPPFLMRFLSGEVSRRGRCVSKGQRQLTVISQRRPVTEAEKDHALQRAREFKSKNPFAVQIMMESYVYVGFFMNIPCEFVRECLPRTNKRITLWDPQGKAWEVNYVYYSDRSVGSFSGGWGKFAVGNNLEKFDVCVFELVQKDNIKVHIYRVVPEITPHKLRSDPK